A region of the Herpetosiphon gulosus genome:
CTGGCTGCCATCAGGCGAGCGAATGCCCAAAATAATTACGGTGTTCAGATCAACCACCGCGCCAACCCCGGGCAGGCTACTGACCACAGCATAGGCTGGATATTGATCAAAGACTGGTCCAAGCCGATCGCGGCCTTGATAATCGACCACGATCTTATCGGGGGTAAAGCCCAAACTCATCAACTGTTGGCGAGCTTGATTTTCACCAAAACCAACTAAACTAGGCATCAAGACCTGGCCTGGCCCCAGCACTGGTATGGTTGGAGTCAGTGGATCAGGCGTTGGTGTGCCAGGCGTTGGGGTTGGGGCAATCGTATCGCAGCTCGGCAACTTATCGGGATCAAGCGCAACTGGCTCATTTTCGTCGTTGCCGCTATTGCCACGATCCGATGTATAGCCCTTCCATTTGCTGAGATCGATCCGTTCGTCGTCGTTGCTTTCGGGCAACTTCCAAACATAAATCGATGAAATTGCCCCTTCGGGATACTCAGCACCTTCGACTGGACGGCAGTAGGTGCTGGTTTCTTTGCCCTCGGCATCGGTGACGGTTAGCCGAACAACCGAGACTTTTTCGTAGAGATCGCACTTGCCGCCTGCATCCAAGCCATCGATAAACAACTCGTCGGTGCGACCACCGAATGGCCCGGGAATTTCACAAATGCTTTCGCGATAGACCCCGGGATAGGATTTTTCGAAACTTTGGGGCATATTTTCGATGCCACCATAGAAGCCTGCCAAGCGATTCATAATCTTTTCGTTGGCAAAAATCGCTTCCATCGTGCGTGCCCAAATCACCCCACCACCTTGGGTACTTTCAACCTGGGCAGTTTGTTCGTTGTTGTTATTGCCCGTCCAAACGGTGACGGTGACAAATGGCGTGAAGCCCGAAGCCCATGCATCGCGGAAGTCGTTGGTTGTGCCAGTTTTGACCGCCGATGGTTGCGAGAGCTTCAAAATGCTATTCAGGCCGAAAATTGGGCGACGTGCTTCGTTATCGCTGATCATATTGGTGATGATGTAATTCAAACGACCATCAACACATTGGGTTCCATTGGGAACTCGCGCACCCAATTGATAATCTTCGCCCTCAGGAATCACACACTTGCTGGTATCGCTGACCGCATCGCTTTCGGGGTTAGCCAATGGCGTGGGCTTGAATTCTTCCAAGGTTTTGCCACGGGCATCAGTAATTTTGAGAATTGGGGTTGGCGCAAAATAGCGGCCACCGCTAGCAACCGTGTTATAGGCTGTCGCCAAATCCAAGGGGGTAACTTCGCCACCACCAAGGGTCAAGGCCAAACCGTAATAGCCTGGGTCGTTGGCCAAAACATTTGGCGAAATGCCCAAACGGTGTAATAAATCAAGCGTTTCGGGAATTCCAGCGGCTTTCAAGCCCTTGACGGCTGGAATATTCAGCGAGTTGGCGACCGCAGTGCGTGCCCGTAATGGCCCATGAAATTGATTATCAAAGTTTTGCGGTTCGTATTTGACCCCGCGTGGATTGAAAATTGTTGGCACATCCCAGAGCACACTGGCAGGCGTAATCCCGCGTGCGCCGTCGGTCGCCACATATTGCTCCATCCCCGAGAGATAGGTGAATGGTTTCAAGGCCGAGCCTGGTTGACGCAAAGCTGTGGTTACATTGACTTTACCATCTAGCACGTTGCCTTCTTCACCAGGGGTTGAAGTGGCCTCGGAAAGATCATAGCCAATCGAGCCAACCATGCCCAAAATTTGGCCTGTGTTGGGCTGCATCACCACCACCGCCGCATTGTGAATATTGCGATTATCGGCGTTAAGTTCTTGAATCCGGGTGTAGGCGATGGTTTGGGCAAGATTTTGGGTTTCCAAATCGAGGGTGGTGGTGATGCTGAGACCACCATTTGAAACCACCTCAGCGCCATAGCGTTGTTGCAAATAATCTTTGACATAAAAGACAAAGTGTGGTGCTAACAAACTGACTTCAGGCTTGGCGAATTGTAAATCTTTAGCTACTGCCGCGCGGGCTTCGCGTTCGGTCAGATAATTATTCTTGACCATTTGGCGCAGCACTTCGATCTGGCGACCCTTGGGTGGGGCAATCTCGCCTTTGATATCGTTGCTCAAATCGTAAAGCGGATCAAGCCAAACATCTTTGGGTAATTTGATTCCTTTAAGCAGCAAATTATCGTCGAGCCACGGCATGGGATTATAGGTCGTGGGCAATTGGGGAATCCCGCCGAGCAACGACGATTGAGCAATATCCAAATCCTTGGCATCAACCCCGAAATAATTTTGGGCGGCAGCCTGAATGCCATACGACAAGTTGCCATAGGGAATTTCATTCAGATACAGTTCGAGAATTTCGTTTTTGCTATAAACCGTGTTCAACTCTTGGGCCAAGATAATTTCTTTGACCTTACGGCTATAGATGTTAGGATCTTGGCGTTCCTCGGGGGTCAGCACGATCAAGCGCACAACCTGTTGGGTAATGGTTGAAGCACCGCCAGCGCCCACGCTTTGCTGGGTGATGTTGGCGTAGGTGGCCCGCGCAATACTAAAATAGTTTACGCCTGGATTTTCGAAGAACGAAGCATCTTCGGCGGCAACCGTTGCGTTAATCAAATGCTTAGAAACTTCATCAAGATTAACCGGAGTACGCCGCCCTTCGCCAACAAATTCATACAGCAACGTGCCATTGCGATCGTAAATTTTCGATGGCTGAAAGGCCGTATAGGTATGAATTTGATCAAGTCGCGGCTTGAGGTTGGCGGCAATACCGTTGTAGGTAACGGCAATGGCTACCCCAGCCACGCCCATCAGCACTAGCCCAGCCACCAACAAGCCCACAAAGGCCAGCACAATACGGCGGCCCATGGGGCGTGGAGCTTGCT
Encoded here:
- a CDS encoding transglycosylase domain-containing protein encodes the protein MRQTRNAISRRQRRTTRFIPSRLGNKQAPRPMGRRIVLAFVGLLVAGLVLMGVAGVAIAVTYNGIAANLKPRLDQIHTYTAFQPSKIYDRNGTLLYEFVGEGRRTPVNLDEVSKHLINATVAAEDASFFENPGVNYFSIARATYANITQQSVGAGGASTITQQVVRLIVLTPEERQDPNIYSRKVKEIILAQELNTVYSKNEILELYLNEIPYGNLSYGIQAAAQNYFGVDAKDLDIAQSSLLGGIPQLPTTYNPMPWLDDNLLLKGIKLPKDVWLDPLYDLSNDIKGEIAPPKGRQIEVLRQMVKNNYLTEREARAAVAKDLQFAKPEVSLLAPHFVFYVKDYLQQRYGAEVVSNGGLSITTTLDLETQNLAQTIAYTRIQELNADNRNIHNAAVVVMQPNTGQILGMVGSIGYDLSEATSTPGEEGNVLDGKVNVTTALRQPGSALKPFTYLSGMEQYVATDGARGITPASVLWDVPTIFNPRGVKYEPQNFDNQFHGPLRARTAVANSLNIPAVKGLKAAGIPETLDLLHRLGISPNVLANDPGYYGLALTLGGGEVTPLDLATAYNTVASGGRYFAPTPILKITDARGKTLEEFKPTPLANPESDAVSDTSKCVIPEGEDYQLGARVPNGTQCVDGRLNYIITNMISDNEARRPIFGLNSILKLSQPSAVKTGTTNDFRDAWASGFTPFVTVTVWTGNNNNEQTAQVESTQGGGVIWARTMEAIFANEKIMNRLAGFYGGIENMPQSFEKSYPGVYRESICEIPGPFGGRTDELFIDGLDAGGKCDLYEKVSVVRLTVTDAEGKETSTYCRPVEGAEYPEGAISSIYVWKLPESNDDERIDLSKWKGYTSDRGNSGNDENEPVALDPDKLPSCDTIAPTPTPGTPTPDPLTPTIPVLGPGQVLMPSLVGFGENQARQQLMSLGFTPDKIVVDYQGRDRLGPVFDQYPAYAVVSSLPGVGAVVDLNTVIILGIRSPDGSQPTTAPPATGQPTTAPPPVNPTPALPLPTTIIIQPSPVEPSPVPEQPQPTPVVTP